The following are encoded together in the Cohaesibacter gelatinilyticus genome:
- the ccmI gene encoding c-type cytochrome biogenesis protein CcmI, whose product MFWIFAALLTALAVMVILYPLSRKQKKLDSAEAYDLTVYKSQLKEIDADVKRGLIAASEADAARAEVARRLIYTQEALDAEQENTSSHSGAVKVSSLLALLIVPVVGLGLYYHMGKPEISGQPLAERLTKDPEQQTLIERVASVERVLKANPDDIRGWKLIAPIYLTMRRPDDAIRAYGNVVRLEGETAKNLSDLGEALVVKEGGVVSQKAISLFLQANKLDRIAPKPRFFLAIALGQQDKIPQAIEAWEALISDSKPDSAWVPFAKSQIAALNKKLDDTKVPAISESQRASAAKGPTQEDIDNASQLDAKDRQAMIENMVSTLSERLESEGGSAEEWVQLIRAELVLKRPDKAAKTVHNALDALRSDVPGMEKVKAAARSLGLSINQ is encoded by the coding sequence ATGTTTTGGATTTTTGCAGCCCTGCTTACGGCGCTTGCGGTTATGGTGATTTTGTACCCATTATCTCGCAAACAAAAGAAACTTGATAGCGCAGAGGCTTATGACCTGACCGTCTACAAGTCTCAGCTCAAAGAGATTGATGCAGATGTAAAGCGCGGCTTGATTGCTGCCAGTGAAGCGGACGCTGCTCGGGCCGAGGTTGCTCGCCGTCTGATCTACACTCAGGAAGCCTTGGATGCGGAACAGGAAAATACTTCATCGCATTCTGGTGCAGTCAAAGTTTCCAGCCTGTTGGCCTTGCTGATCGTTCCTGTCGTTGGGCTGGGGCTCTACTATCATATGGGAAAACCTGAAATATCAGGTCAGCCATTGGCTGAGCGATTGACCAAAGATCCGGAACAACAAACATTGATAGAGCGGGTTGCGTCAGTCGAACGGGTTTTGAAAGCCAATCCGGATGATATACGCGGATGGAAGCTGATTGCGCCGATTTATCTGACCATGCGTCGGCCTGATGATGCCATTCGGGCTTATGGCAACGTCGTGCGTCTGGAAGGGGAAACCGCGAAAAATCTCTCAGACCTTGGAGAAGCCTTGGTGGTGAAAGAGGGCGGCGTCGTTTCGCAGAAAGCGATCAGCTTGTTTCTTCAGGCAAACAAGCTGGATAGAATTGCTCCAAAACCTCGTTTCTTTCTTGCAATCGCTTTGGGGCAACAAGACAAGATCCCTCAGGCAATTGAAGCATGGGAAGCACTCATCAGCGATTCCAAGCCGGATTCAGCCTGGGTACCTTTTGCCAAGAGCCAAATTGCTGCACTGAACAAGAAGCTGGACGACACCAAAGTGCCAGCAATTTCAGAAAGCCAAAGGGCTTCAGCAGCAAAAGGTCCGACCCAGGAAGATATCGACAATGCATCTCAATTGGACGCCAAAGATCGCCAGGCAATGATTGAGAATATGGTTTCCACTTTGTCAGAGAGGTTGGAAAGCGAAGGTGGGAGTGCAGAAGAATGGGTACAGCTTATCAGAGCCGAACTGGTTCTTAAGCGCCCGGATAAGGCAGCCAAGACGGTTCACAATGCTTTGGATGCTTTGCGCTCCGATGTTCCAGGAATGGAAAAAGTCAAAGCAGCGGCTCGCTCATTGGGTCTGTCGATAAACCAGTGA
- the ccmE gene encoding cytochrome c maturation protein CcmE — translation MTRKQRRMTMIGAAGVVLFAAVGLILFALQDQIVFFNSPSDVAANSVKPGQRIRLGGLVKDGTINRGQGTQVSFVVTDGGADVTVAYNGILPDLFREGQGVVTEGVMNTNGTFDADTVLAKHDETYMPKEVADALKEQGHWQGDEAEAKTY, via the coding sequence ATGACAAGAAAGCAACGTCGTATGACAATGATCGGTGCAGCAGGGGTTGTCCTGTTTGCCGCTGTTGGTCTGATTTTGTTTGCTTTGCAGGATCAGATTGTCTTCTTCAATTCTCCCTCTGACGTAGCAGCCAATAGCGTCAAGCCAGGACAGCGTATTCGTCTGGGTGGTTTGGTGAAAGATGGAACCATCAATCGCGGTCAGGGTACACAGGTTTCCTTCGTCGTAACTGACGGCGGCGCTGATGTGACGGTCGCTTATAACGGAATTCTGCCTGATCTGTTTCGTGAAGGGCAGGGCGTTGTGACAGAGGGTGTTATGAATACCAACGGAACCTTTGATGCTGATACCGTCCTCGCAAAGCATGACGAAACCTACATGCCAAAAGAAGTTGCAGATGCCTTGAAAGAGCAAGGGCATTGGCAAGGCGACGAGGCAGAAGCCAAAACCTACTAG
- a CDS encoding heme lyase CcmF/NrfE family subunit, whose translation MIIELGHYMLILAFALSLVQSVVPIWGAQIDDNRMMSVASPIAITQFLFVGLAFAALTHAYVTSDFSVQNVWENSHSTQPLLYKYTSVWGNHEGSMLLWVFILVIFGAMVGAFGRNLPPKLKANTLGVQGWITAAFLLFVLVTSNPFHRIADAPIEGRDLNPILQDVGLAIHPPLLYLGYVGFSISFAFSIAALLEGRIDAAWARWVRPWVLTAWGFLTLGISMGSYWAYYELGWGGYWFWDPVENASFMPWLCGTALLHSAIVMEKRGALKVWTILLSILTFSLSLLGTFLVRSGVLTSVHAFATDPGRGVFILILLVAFIGGGLSLFAWRASMLRQGGVFAPISREGSLVLNNLFLSAATAAVLVGTLYPLALEATTGAKISVGAPFFNLTFGPMMIPLLIAVPFGPLLAWKRGDLGAAMQRLWTALGIAILTVILVYGYVEGGPALAPLGIGIGVWLVIGSFAEIQLRSGFFKNSFSKAISRMFGMPKSVWGAALGHLGVGMTVIGIVVASSYQLEDISIMKVGDSRTIAGYTFTFEGMKESSEHNYSDVAGTFRVTEGDKLVTTLNPVKRVYNTRGMPTTETDIYTIWGVTQLYMSLGDKQDNGAMAVRIYYKPWVTFIWLGSLVMFFGACFSLADRRLRIGAPARKGRAKQAASTA comes from the coding sequence ATGATCATTGAGCTTGGCCATTATATGCTGATTTTGGCATTCGCCCTGTCTCTCGTTCAATCCGTGGTGCCGATCTGGGGAGCTCAGATTGACGATAATCGCATGATGTCGGTGGCAAGCCCTATTGCCATCACGCAATTTCTGTTCGTTGGATTGGCTTTCGCGGCGCTGACACATGCCTATGTGACATCGGATTTCTCCGTGCAGAATGTCTGGGAGAATAGTCACTCAACTCAGCCTCTTTTGTACAAATACACTTCTGTTTGGGGTAACCATGAAGGTTCAATGCTTCTTTGGGTTTTCATTCTGGTTATCTTTGGTGCGATGGTTGGTGCTTTTGGGCGCAACCTGCCACCAAAGCTGAAGGCGAATACGCTCGGAGTGCAGGGATGGATTACAGCCGCGTTCCTGTTGTTTGTACTGGTTACGTCCAATCCTTTTCACAGAATTGCCGATGCCCCGATTGAAGGGCGTGATTTGAACCCGATCCTTCAAGATGTCGGCTTGGCTATTCACCCGCCACTGCTTTACCTCGGCTATGTCGGGTTCTCCATCTCGTTTGCATTCTCAATTGCAGCTCTTCTCGAGGGGCGCATTGATGCGGCATGGGCTCGATGGGTTCGTCCATGGGTTCTGACAGCTTGGGGCTTCCTGACCCTTGGTATCTCCATGGGGTCATATTGGGCTTATTATGAGCTTGGATGGGGTGGTTACTGGTTCTGGGATCCAGTTGAAAACGCTTCCTTCATGCCTTGGTTGTGCGGTACGGCATTGCTTCATTCAGCAATCGTTATGGAAAAGCGGGGTGCATTGAAGGTCTGGACAATCCTGTTGTCCATCCTGACATTCTCGCTGTCTCTGCTCGGCACTTTCCTCGTGCGTTCCGGCGTATTGACTTCAGTTCATGCTTTTGCGACCGATCCGGGCCGTGGTGTTTTTATTCTCATTCTGCTGGTAGCCTTCATTGGAGGCGGACTGTCTCTCTTTGCATGGCGCGCGTCCATGCTCCGTCAAGGAGGTGTTTTTGCGCCAATCTCCCGGGAAGGATCTTTGGTACTGAACAACCTTTTCCTCTCTGCTGCGACAGCTGCAGTTCTGGTTGGAACGCTCTATCCGCTGGCATTGGAAGCGACGACAGGAGCAAAGATTTCGGTTGGTGCGCCTTTCTTCAATCTTACCTTCGGCCCAATGATGATCCCGCTTTTGATCGCAGTGCCTTTCGGTCCGCTTCTCGCTTGGAAACGCGGTGATCTGGGTGCAGCCATGCAGCGCCTCTGGACGGCACTGGGTATCGCTATCCTGACCGTCATACTGGTTTATGGTTATGTTGAAGGTGGACCAGCACTGGCGCCACTTGGCATCGGCATCGGTGTCTGGCTGGTGATCGGGTCCTTTGCGGAAATCCAGTTGCGTTCGGGTTTCTTCAAAAATTCCTTCTCCAAAGCCATCTCTCGCATGTTTGGTATGCCAAAGTCGGTTTGGGGGGCAGCTCTGGGGCACCTTGGCGTCGGCATGACCGTCATTGGCATTGTTGTTGCCTCTTCCTATCAGCTGGAAGACATTTCCATCATGAAGGTCGGCGATAGCCGTACTATTGCAGGTTATACCTTTACCTTTGAAGGCATGAAGGAAAGTTCTGAGCATAACTATTCAGATGTTGCAGGCACGTTCAGAGTGACTGAAGGTGACAAGCTGGTGACCACTCTAAACCCTGTCAAAAGGGTGTATAATACCCGCGGAATGCCTACGACTGAGACCGATATCTACACCATCTGGGGCGTTACCCAGCTTTATATGTCGCTTGGTGACAAGCAAGATAATGGCGCGATGGCTGTTCGGATCTACTACAAGCCTTGGGTGACCTTCATCTGGTTGGGCTCCCTGGTGATGTTCTTCGGTGCATGTTTTTCACTGGCAGATCGTCGCCTTCGTATCGGTGCACCTGCCCGTAAAGGCCGTGCCAAGCAAGCTGCAAGTACAGCCTAG
- a CDS encoding cytochrome c-type biogenesis protein, which yields MKLISILRLVFLSAFLVVTLQAGPSLAVSPEEMLKDPALEARAREISAGLRCLVCQNQSIDDSDAPLAKDLRLLVRERIVKGDSNDEAMEFLVSRYGEFVLLKPRFTMKTLLLWGFGPAILLLGLWAVHLLYRKNKSVAATAQATGAVELSKEEQDKLNKILSSESDS from the coding sequence ATGAAGCTTATTTCAATTCTTCGCCTCGTTTTTCTGTCGGCGTTTCTGGTTGTTACCTTGCAAGCTGGACCATCCTTGGCGGTCAGCCCTGAGGAGATGCTCAAGGATCCCGCGCTTGAAGCACGGGCGAGGGAAATTTCCGCCGGACTGCGGTGTCTTGTCTGTCAGAACCAGTCAATCGATGATTCGGACGCTCCATTGGCTAAGGATCTCCGACTTTTGGTGCGAGAACGGATAGTGAAGGGTGACAGCAATGACGAAGCCATGGAGTTTCTGGTAAGCCGGTATGGAGAATTCGTGCTTCTCAAGCCACGCTTTACTATGAAAACACTTTTGCTTTGGGGATTTGGGCCAGCCATTCTGCTTTTGGGGCTCTGGGCGGTCCATCTGTTGTATCGCAAGAATAAAAGTGTTGCGGCAACTGCACAGGCTACCGGGGCAGTCGAGTTGAGCAAGGAAGAGCAGGACAAGCTCAACAAAATTTTATCATCCGAGAGCGATAGCTGA
- a CDS encoding bifunctional alpha/beta hydrolase/OsmC family protein gives MCSNDCPYREGTDRMNKSTSTTQPLKFAGALGDELQARLDMPAGPVRATAIFAHCFTCSKDLFASRRIASELAGRGFAVLRFDFTGLGASGGDFSDTNFSSNISDLVHAADSLREVLEGPSLLVGHSLGGAAVLAAASQIPEVKAVATIGAPADVKHIEHSFKCQLDEIEEKGEAAVSLAGRPFTIKKQFLDDLKAHSQTDNIANMKKALMVLHSPLDDTVGIENAAEIFQAAKHPKSFVSLDNADHLLTRKEDAIYAANVITAWATRFLDLDHEPESVVPLGAVVAETGLGKFQNYVRVGHHTLLADEPKSVGGLDTGPTPYDYLATALGACTTMTLRMYADFKKLPVEHIETEVLHNKVHADDCTDCSDDDKAQKANRKGKIDRFERRITIKGDLPEKERQSLLRIADKCPVHQTMEHGSVVVTKFAEEV, from the coding sequence ATTTGCAGCAATGATTGCCCGTATAGGGAAGGGACCGATAGAATGAACAAATCAACATCCACTACCCAACCCTTGAAATTTGCCGGTGCACTAGGGGATGAATTGCAGGCCAGATTGGACATGCCAGCGGGTCCGGTGCGTGCAACGGCGATCTTTGCTCATTGCTTTACATGCTCGAAGGATTTGTTTGCGTCGCGCAGAATTGCTTCGGAATTGGCTGGCCGAGGATTTGCAGTATTGCGTTTTGATTTCACTGGTCTGGGGGCTTCTGGCGGCGATTTTTCTGATACCAATTTCTCTTCAAATATCTCGGATCTGGTGCATGCAGCCGATAGTTTACGGGAGGTTTTGGAAGGTCCAAGCCTTCTGGTCGGTCATTCGCTAGGGGGTGCGGCAGTGTTGGCTGCTGCCAGCCAGATCCCCGAAGTAAAAGCTGTTGCGACCATTGGAGCTCCCGCCGATGTGAAGCATATTGAGCATAGCTTCAAATGTCAGCTCGACGAGATTGAAGAAAAAGGCGAGGCCGCGGTCAGTCTTGCTGGTCGTCCTTTCACGATCAAGAAGCAATTTCTGGATGATTTGAAAGCTCATAGTCAGACCGACAATATCGCCAATATGAAAAAAGCACTGATGGTGCTGCATTCCCCATTGGACGATACCGTGGGAATTGAGAATGCGGCCGAAATCTTTCAAGCGGCCAAACATCCCAAGAGCTTCGTATCTCTTGACAATGCAGATCACCTTTTGACCCGCAAGGAAGATGCGATCTATGCGGCGAATGTCATTACCGCATGGGCGACCCGTTTTTTGGATCTTGATCATGAACCAGAAAGCGTTGTGCCGTTGGGGGCTGTGGTCGCTGAAACAGGTCTTGGAAAGTTCCAGAACTATGTGCGTGTAGGTCATCATACATTGTTGGCTGATGAGCCAAAATCGGTCGGTGGTTTGGATACTGGCCCAACCCCTTATGATTATTTGGCCACGGCTCTGGGGGCTTGTACCACGATGACCTTGCGCATGTATGCTGATTTCAAGAAACTTCCCGTTGAACATATCGAAACAGAAGTACTGCACAACAAGGTTCACGCAGATGATTGCACGGATTGTTCCGATGATGACAAAGCTCAAAAGGCCAATCGTAAAGGCAAGATTGACCGATTTGAACGACGCATAACCATCAAGGGTGACTTGCCGGAAAAAGAACGGCAATCTTTGCTTCGCATTGCGGACAAATGCCCGGTGCATCAGACAATGGAACATGGTTCGGTTGTTGTCACAAAATTTGCCGAAGAGGTTTGA